A genomic region of Echeneis naucrates chromosome 24, fEcheNa1.1, whole genome shotgun sequence contains the following coding sequences:
- the LOC115037877 gene encoding claudin-20-like, which produces MLSTAIQILAFALALLGVLGATVATLLPNWKVSVDVWSNIMTPISQMQGLWMDCVWYSSGVFSCTMKNSVLSLPAYLQCMRAAMVLSCMVASFGLCLASLGLKCTRWGGSHRAKGHTAIAAGGCFILASFLCLVPASWFTNEVITAFLTTDLPDSSKYQPGGALCVTFISAGFLLAGGVIFCFSCPGERTRRPEYVSSANPHRVVLYRDEQRRQELQMECRHPKKRQNKTVQLQMDKVKKERPEQDQKQRLFSSPSKLPPKDIKDSYSLQEYV; this is translated from the coding sequence ATGCTGTCCACCGCCATTCAGATCCTGGCGTTCGCCCTGGCGCTCCTGGGCGTCCTCGGGGCCACCGTGGCCACTCTGCTGCCCAACTGGAAGGTGAGCGTCGACGTGTGGTCCAACATCATGACCCCCATCTCGCAGATGCAGGGTCTGTGGATGGACTGCGTCTGGTACAGCTCCGGCGTCTTCAGCTGCACCATGAAGAACTCAGTGCTGTCGCTGCCGGCGTACCTGCAGTGCATGCGGGCCGCAATGGTCCTGTCCTGCATGGTGGCATCTTTTGGGCTCTGCCTCGCCTCGCTGGGGCTCAAGTGTACCCGCTGGGGGGGCAGCCACAGAGCGAAGGGACACACCGCCATTGCAGCGGGGGGCTGCTTCATCCTGGCCAGTTTCCTCTGCCTCGTCCCAGCATCCTGGTTCACCAACGAAGTCATCACCGCCTTCCTGACCACGGACCTGCCGGACAGCAGTAAATATCAGCCCGGAGGAGCTCTGTGTGTGACGTTCATCTCCGCCGGCTTCCTTCTAGCCGGAGGGGTCATTTTTTGTTTCTCGTGTCCTGGAGAAAGAACCAGGCGTCCAGAATACGTTTCCTCGGCCAACCCTCACAGAGTTGTGCTGTACCGGGACGAGCAGCGGCGGCAGGAGCTGCAGATGGAGTGCAGACACCcgaaaaaaagacaaaacaaaactgtccaGCTGCAGATGGACAAAGTGAAGAAGGAGAGACCGGAACAGGACCAGAAGCAGAGACTCTTCTCATCTCCGTCCAAACTGCCTCCAAAAGACATCAAGGACAGCTACAGCCTGCAGGAATACGTTTAG
- the LOC115038026 gene encoding interferon-induced protein 44-like, whose amino-acid sequence MWNWLFGRKQPSESKPAPKPAPVPESPLLDEPWREVNWSEEKQRDLQYVKNYKPPTEGQQVRILLHGPAGSGKSSFINSVQSVLNDRMYRQALADNISGSSFTKKYTTYKVPKDKDTFYPFVFNDIMGLESREQGGVHVDDVKLALKGHMKEDYQLNPQSKLSEENLYYNKSPKPNNKVQVLVLIIPADTLAFMKNELVQKIREILMAAADLAIPQIALITKIDQACPEISRDLKNVYRSKYLKRKMQQLSTDVGIPMNCIFTVKNYHEETKLNNDVDTLILNDLTQIITCGDDYLKFLLDQSD is encoded by the exons ATGTGGAATTGGTTGTTTGGACGGAAACAACCAAGCGAGTCTAAACCTGCTCCTAAACCTGCTCCCGTTCCAGAATCTCCAC TTCTTGATGAACCATGGAGGGAAGTAAACTGGAG tgaggaaaaacagagagatcTTCAGTATGTGAAGAACTACAAACCTCCAACTGAAGGTCAGCAGGTCCGGATTCTTCTTCATGGACCAGCTGGATCTGGAAAGTCCAGTTTCATCAACTCTGTCCAAAGTGTCTTAAATGACAGGATGTACAGACAGGCTTTGGCAGATAACATCAGCGGGTCCTCTTTCACCAAAAAG TACACGACCTACAAGGTCCCAAAGGACAAAGACACCTTTTATCCTTTTGTCTTCAACGACATCATGGGCCTGGAATCAAGAGAACAGGGTGGTGTCCACGTGGATGATGTCAAACTGGCTTTGAAGGGACACATGAAGGAGGATTACCAG TTGAATCCTCAATCCAAGCTGTCAGAGGAAAATCTGTACTACAACAAATCCCCAAAGCCCAACAACAAAGTCCAAGTTCTGGTTCTTATCATTCCTGCCGACACTTTGGCCTTCATGAAAAATGAGCTTGTTCAGAAAATTCGAGAAATCCTAATGGCAGCTGCTGACCTGG CGATTCCTCAAATTGCTTTGATCACAAAAATTGACCAAGCCTGCCCTGAAATCAGTCGAGATTTGAAGAACGTCTACAGATCAAAGTACCTGAAAAGAAAG ATGCAGCAGCTCAGTACAGACGTGGGAATTCCTATGAACTGCATCTTCACTGTGAAGAACTATCATGAAGAAACCAAACTCAACAATGATGTTGACACACTGATCCTGAACGACCTGACACAGATCATCACCTGTGGAGACGACTACCTGAAGTTCCTgttggatcagtctgactga
- the LOC115038198 gene encoding interferon-induced protein 44-like: MEGSKLEEKKSDLQDVKNYKPPTEGQQVRILLHGPAGSGKSSFINSVQSVLNDRMYRQALADNTSGSSFTKKYTTYKVPKDKDTFYPFVFNDIMGLESREQGGVHVDDVKLALKGHMKEDYQLNSQSKLSEENLYYNKSPKPNNKVHVLVLIIPADTSALIKDELVQKIREIRTAASDLAIPQIAVMTKIDQACPEIGRDLKNVYRSKYLKRKMEQLSTDVGIPMNCIFTVKNYHEETKLNNDVDTLILNALTQIITCGDDHLKFLLNQSD; the protein is encoded by the exons ATGGAGGGAAGTAAACTGGAG gaaaaaaagagcGATCTTCAGGATGTGAAGAACTACAAACCTCCAACTGAAGGTCAGCAGGTCCGGATTCTTCTTCATGGACCAGCTGGATCTGGAAAGTCCAGTTTCATCAACTCTGTCCAAAGTGTCTTAAATGACAGGATGTACAGACAGGCTTTGGCAGATAACACCAGCGGGTCCTCTTTCACCAAAAAG TACACGACCTACAAGGTCCCAAAGGACAAAGACACCTTTTATCCTTTTGTCTTCAACGACATCATGGGCCTGGAATCAAGAGAACAGGGTGGTGTCCACGTGGATGATGTCAAACTGGCTTTGAAGGGACACATGAAGGAGGATTACCAG ttgaATTCTCAATCCAAGCTGTCAGAGGAAAATCTGTACTACAACAAATCCCCAAAGCCCAACAACAAAGTCCACGTTCTGGTTCTTATCATTCCTGCCGACACTTCAGCTCTCATTAAAGATGAGCTTGTTCAGAAAATTCGAGAAATCCGAACGGCAGCCAGTGACCTGG CGATTCCTCAAATTGCTGTGATGACAAAAATTGACCAAGCCTGCCCTGAAATCGGTCGAGATTTGAAGAATGTCTACAGATCAAAGTACCTGAAAAGAAAG ATGGAGCAGCTCAGTACAGACGTGGGAATTCCTATGAACTGCATCTTCACTGTGAAGAACTATCATGAAGAAACCAAACTCAACAATGACGTTGACACACTGATCCTGAACGCCCTGACACAGATCATCACCTGTGGAGACGACCACCTGAAGTTCCTGTTGAATCAGTCTGACTGA
- the LOC115037316 gene encoding interferon-induced protein 44-like has product MGSKASKPAPESPLLDEPWREVNWSEEKQRDLQDVKNYKPPTEGQQVRILLHGPAGSGKSSFINSVQSVLNDRMYRQALAANTFGSSFTKKYTTYKVPKDKDTFYPFVFNDIMGLESREQTGVHVDDVKLALKGHMKEDYQLNPQSKLSEENQFYKRHLEPNDKVHVLVLIIPADTLGIIRHELVQKIREIRTAASDLAIPQIAVMTKIDKACPEIGRDLKNVYRSKYLKGKMQQLSTDVGIPMNCIFPVKNYHEETKLNNDVDTLILNALTQIITCGDDHLKFLLNQSD; this is encoded by the exons aTGGGATCAAAGGCGTCTAAACCTGCTCCAGAATCTCCAC TTCTTGATGAACCATGGAGGGAAGTAAACTGGAG tgaggaaaaacagagagatcTTCAGGATGTGAAGAACTACAAACCTCCAACTGAAGGTCAGCAGGTCCGGATTCTTCTTCATGGACCAGCTGGATCTGGAAAGTCCAGTTTCATCAACTCTGTCCAAAGTGTCTTAAATGACAGGATGTACAGACAGGCTTTGGCAGCTAACACCTTTGGGTCCTCTTTCACCAAAAAG TACACGACCTACAAGGTCCCAAAGGACAAAGACACCTTTTATCCTTTTGTCTTCAACGACATCATGGGCCTGGAATCAAGAGAACAGACTGGTGTCCACGTGGATGATGTCAAACTGGCTTTGAAGGGACACATGAAGGAGGATTACCAG ttgaATCCTCAATCCAAGCTGTCAGAGGAAAATCAGTTCTACAAGAGACACCTAGAGCCCAACGACAAAGTCCACGTTCTGGTTCTTATCATTCCTGCTGACACTTTGGGCATCATTAGACATGAGCTTGTTCAGAAAATTCGAGAAATCCGAACGGCAGCCAGTGACCTGG CGATTCCTCAAATTGCTGTGATGACAAAAATTGACAAAGCCTGCCCTGAAATCGGTCGAGATTTGAAGAACGTCTACAGATCAAAGTACCTGAAAGGAAAG ATGCAGCAGCTCAGTACAGACGTGGGGATTCCCATGAACTGCATCTTCCCTGTGAAGAACTATCATGAAGAAACCAAACTCAACAATGATGTTGACACACTGATCCTGAACGCCCTGACACAGATCATCACCTGTGGAGACGACCACCTGAAGTTCCTGTTGAATCAGTCTGACTGA
- the LOC115037317 gene encoding uncharacterized protein LOC115037317 isoform X2, whose product MTTQVRSLLRARDAAFRSGDRALYGAARADLRRGVRRAKADHRMQLESHLSSNNAREVWQGIHDITNFRGRHASTADLSAPKAEKLNNFFARFGSSQQHSSVPALPPPPSPPGSCTTPLTVQEPNVRQVLRAVNPRKATGPDGVPGKVLRACADQHTPTFTRIFKLSLAQTVIPSSLKTSTIIPVPKKSSIASLNDYRPVALTPVIMKCFERLVLQHIKDYLPQTSTPTSLHTGPTDPQQMPSP is encoded by the coding sequence ATGACCACCCAGGTCCGCTCACTCCTCAGGGCCCGTGACGCCGCCTTCAGGTCAGGAGACAGAGCTCTGTACGGCGCTGCCAGAGCGGACCTGAGAAGGGGAGTGAGAAGGGCTAAGGCAGACCACAGGATGCAGTTGGAGTCCCATCTGTCCAGCAACAACGCACGGGAGGTATGGCAGGGAATACATGACATCACCAACTTCAGAGGTCGTCATGCGTCAACAGCAGACCTGAGTGCACCAAAGGCAGAGAAGCTAAACAACTTCTTTGCTCGGTTTGGTTCATCCCAGCAGCACTCATCTGTTCCCgccctgcccccacccccatcccctccTGGCTCCTGCACCACTCCACTCACTGTACAGGAGCCCAACGTCAGACAGGTGCTCCGGGCAGTGAACCCCAGGAAAGCCACCGGCCCAGACGGAGTACCTGGCAAAGTACTCAGGGCATGTGCTGACCAACACACCCCCACCTTCACCAGGATCTTCAAGCTCTCCCTGGCCCAGACAGTCATCCCATCCAGCCTGAAGACCTCCACCATAATCCCGGTGCCAAAGAAATCTTCCATTGCCAGCCTGAATGATTACCGCCCAGTTGCCCTCACTCCGGTAATCATGAAGTGCTTTGAGAGGTTGGTTCTTCAGCACATCAAGGACTACCTCCCCCAGACCTCGACCCCTACCAGTTTGCATACTGGACCAACAGATCCACAGCAGATGCCATCACCGTAG
- the LOC115037317 gene encoding interferon-induced protein 44-like isoform X1 produces MGSKASKPAPESPLLDEPWREVNWSEEKQRDLQYVKNYKPPTEGQQVRILLHGPAGSGKSSFINSVQSVLNDRMYRQALAANTFGSSFTKKYTTYKVPKDKDTFYPFVFNDIMGLESREQGGVHVDDVKLALKGHMKEDYQLNPQSKLSEENQFYKRHLEPNDKVHVLVLIIPADTLGIIRHELVQKIREIRTAASDLAIPQIAVMTKIDKACPEIGRDLKNVYRSKYLKGKMEQLSADVGIPMNCIFPVKNYHEETKLNNDVDTVILNALTQIITCGDDHLKFLLNQSD; encoded by the exons aTGGGATCAAAGGCGTCTAAACCTGCTCCAGAATCTCCAC TTCTTGATGAACCATGGAGGGAAGTAAACTGGAG tgaggaaaaacagagagatcTTCAGTATGTGAAGAACTACAAACCTCCAACTGAAGGTCAGCAGGTCCGGATTCTTCTTCATGGACCAGCTGGATCTGGAAAGTCCAGTTTCATCAACTCTGTCCAAAGTGTCTTAAATGACAGGATGTACAGACAGGCTTTGGCAGCTAACACCTTTGGGTCCTCTTTCACCAAAAAG TACACGACCTACAAGGTCCCAAAGGACAAAGACACCTTTTATCCTTTTGTCTTCAACGACATCATGGGCCTGGAATCAAGAGAACAGGGTGGTGTCCACGTGGATGATGTCAAACTGGCTTTGAAGGGACACATGAAGGAGGATTACCAG ttgaATCCTCAATCCAAGCTGTCAGAGGAAAATCAGTTCTACAAGAGACACCTAGAGCCCAACGACAAAGTCCACGTTCTGGTTCTTATCATTCCTGCTGACACTTTGGGCATCATTAGACATGAGCTTGTTCAGAAAATTCGAGAAATCCGAACGGCAGCCAGTGACCTGG CGATTCCTCAAATTGCTGTGATGACAAAAATTGACAAAGCCTGCCCTGAAATCGGTCGAGATTTGAAGAACGTCTACAGATCAAAGTACCTGAAAGGAAAG ATGGAGCAGCTCAGTGCAGACGTGGGAATTCCTATGAACTGCATCTTCCCTGTGAAGAACTATCATGAAGAAACCAAACTCAACAATGACGTTGACACAGTGATCCTGAACGCCCTGACACAGATCATCACCTGTGGAGACGACCACCTGAAGTTCCTGTTGAATCAGTCTGACTGA